The genomic stretch TATCATTTTCCACTTTTATAAATATGCCTGTATATGTAAGTGCCTTAGGTATATGTAACAGTATAGGTTCATTGCGAACTTCGGCCAAGTTATATGCTAAAGTAGGTGGAGTAAAGGCGAAGCTTAATCTACGTTATCCTCAAGAAATTCTTGCAAATAGTAAAAAAGCTATTCTAGAACTTAATCAAATATATCCAGGGCAAAAAGCAGCGTATCTGAAAAATGCTATCGATGTGCAAAAGTTCAGAAGACTAAATAGTTCTAATTCTAAGCATGAGGGCACTTCTATTTCGGTAGGTAATGTACGTAACGTAAAACGATTGGATAGGATGCTGCTTTTGTTTGACGCCCTTAAAAAGCAGGGCCACCAAGCACGGCATATTCATATAGGAGGAGGGCAGGATTTGAATGCCTTGAAGGCAAAGGCTACCGAAATGGGTTTGGATGACATAATTACTTTTGCAGGACCACAGGCTAACGTGGCCGAAATTTTAAGCAATCATAATTTGTTTTTGCATTTTGCTGAATATGAGGGGTCTCCCAATGTGATAATGGAGGCTATGGCAGCAGGATTGGCGATAATAACTACAGATTGTGGCGATGTAAAAACGTATATAAAAGAAAGGATAAACGGATATGTTATCCACCCTTTTAGTTTAGATGAATATGCGGCACGGTATGTAGAATTAATTGAAACCCCGGAGCTAAGGGAGGCTATGGTGAGAAACAGTTTAGAGATGATATCCAAAAGTGATATTTCCTTTGTGGGTAGTTTTTTCTTGGAAGGAATAAATGCTTTGGGCTATAAATACCATTACCCTTTATAGGTACTATTTCTATGAAAAATCATGATTCTGGTAAGACATTAGTGTTGGGATATTTCGGGTATAGAACAAATCAGCTGGATGGTCAAACCATAAAAACTCGTAATGTTTATGAAATGTTGAGATTGGCACCATATTGTGATGAGGTCGGGTTCTTTGATACCGAAAGTTTTAAAGAAAGCAAATGGAACATCTTAAACATGTTTTTGACTGTGTGGAAAGCCCAAAAGTTGATATACATTCCAGCACACAACAACCTAAAGTTTTTCTTTCCACTAATATTTTTACTTACAAAAATTAAAAGAATACCTATAGCTTACGTGGTGGTAGGCGGCTGGTTGGCTGATTTTATTAAGACCAAAAAACTATTAACAAAACTCTTGGCAAAGGTTGATATAATCTTACCTCAAACGGAGGATTTAACTGAGCGTCTTCAAACAGAATATGGGTTCAAGAACGTAATGACATTTCCTAATTTCAGGATCCACGACTTTGAGCCACATGAGACAGAGGTTACCAATAGGAATTTAAGGCTTGTGTTTATGGCTCGTGTCCGAAAAATGAAAGGTGTGGATGTAGTTTTTGAAACAATAAGGGCAATGAAACTTAAGTATGGTAAAGTTTTAAGTATTGATTTCTACGGGCCAGTGTTTGAAGAGGATAGAGAGTATTTTGAGGCGCAAATAGAAGCGATAGACGAGGCCACTTATAAAGGAGAGCTGGATCCTTCGGTTATATACAAAACTCTTTCAAACTATGATATCTTGGTGTTACCTACCAAGTATTTTACTGAAGGTTTCCCGGGGTCAGTCTTGGATGCTTATATCTCGGGAATACCTGTAATAGTAAGTGATTGGAAATATGCAAAAGAGTTTGTCGAACATGAGGTTTCAGGTTTGATATTCAAGTGGGATAATCAATCAGATTTTGCTCTCCAGTTGGAGAGGGTACATCTTGATAGAGAATTATTGCAAAACATGAAGACGGGCGCGCGTAGACATAGCAAAAAGTATTCTGTGAACAAGGCTATGAACCTTTTGGAATCATTTTTCACAGATAAAAGCAACTGAAAATCAAATGAGCAAGGTTTCAATAGTATGTGCAGCGTACAACTGTGCAGGGTATCTTCCCAAAACAATTGAGTCTGTAATTAATCAGGCTTATCCAGATTGGGAGCTTTTGATAGTTAATGATTGCTCTACGGATAATACCGCTGAGGTAACAGAGTCTTATGCACAAGCGGACGATCGGATTAAACTTTTAAATAATATCAAAAACGTAGGGCCAGCCAAGACCCGGAATAATGGAATTGAGGCTGCTCAAGGGAAGTACCTAGCTTTTCTTGATGGCGATGATTTTTGGGAGCCTGATTTTATTAGCACATCCAGGGACTACTTGAAAAGAACAGGAGAAGTATTTTGCTTTTCTTCTTATTATAGAGTGGATGAGGATCTCAATCCATTATACGATCCGTTTATTGTGCCTGAAAAGGTGAACTATGAAAGTATCTTAAGAACCTGTCCCATTTCATGCCTCACAGCTTTTATTGATATTGAGCAAATAGGGAAGTATTATATGCCAAATATTGAGAAGCGTCAGGATTATGGTTTATGGTTAAACATTCTAAAAGATGTGAACTTTGCCTACGGGATTGAAAAACCTCTAGCAACTTATCGGATAAGAAAAGGTTCGGTATCCCGGAATAAATGGAAGGCGATGTATTATGTATGGAAAGTGTATCGGGATGTAGAGAAAATCAACCTGTTTAAGTCTATGTATTTATTGGTAGTATATGCCTTAAATGGCATGAAAAAATATTCAAGATGAGTACAGTATTGATATCAGGCTCCTCAGGGTTTGTTGGTCAAAATCTAATTCATTTCCTTAACAAGAAGGCTGTTCATACCCACACTTTAGGCCGTGCGAATGCAGATTACTTATGGTCAAATCTATCGGGCATTACCGATGATATTGAAGCTTACATCCATCTAGCCGGCAAAGCTCATGATGTGAGTAATACTTCGGGAGCAGATGAATACTTTAAGGTAAACACGGATTTGACTATTCGCTTGTTTGAACATTTCCTTCAAAGTAAAGCCGAAGTGTTTATATACATGAGTAGTGTAAAAGCGGCTGCCGATACGGTGGAGGGAATACTTACTGAAGAGCTTAGCCCAAACCCTAAAACCCCTTATGGGCAATCAAAGAGGAAAGCCGAAGAGTATATTCTAAACGCAAATCTCCCGGAAGGTAAAAGAGCCATTATTTTGAGGCCTTGTATGATTCATGGCCCGGGTAATAAAGGAAATTTGAACTTGCTCTATAAATTTGTTCAAAAAGGTATTCCTTACCCTTTGGCAGCATTTGAAAATAGAAGGTCTTTTCTCTCTATTGCAAATCTCAATTTTGTGATTGCTGGTATTATTGAAAATAAAAATATAAGCTCTGGTATATACCAAGTGGCTGACGATGAATCTTTGTCAACCAATGAACTTGTGAAGCTAATTGCCAAATGTATTTCGAAGAAACCTAGTCTTTTAAAAATCCCGGTTTCTATGATGTCAGGTCTGGCCAAAATTGGAGGAGCTCTAAAATTGCCATTAAATCCGGATCGCTTAAAAAAACTTACCGAAAGTTATGTGGTGTCTAATAACAAGGTAAAGCAAGCCTTAAATATTGGTACAATGCCTGTTTCGGCAAAGGATGGATTGCGA from Owenweeksia hongkongensis DSM 17368 encodes the following:
- a CDS encoding NAD-dependent epimerase/dehydratase family protein; amino-acid sequence: MSTVLISGSSGFVGQNLIHFLNKKAVHTHTLGRANADYLWSNLSGITDDIEAYIHLAGKAHDVSNTSGADEYFKVNTDLTIRLFEHFLQSKAEVFIYMSSVKAAADTVEGILTEELSPNPKTPYGQSKRKAEEYILNANLPEGKRAIILRPCMIHGPGNKGNLNLLYKFVQKGIPYPLAAFENRRSFLSIANLNFVIAGIIENKNISSGIYQVADDESLSTNELVKLIAKCISKKPSLLKIPVSMMSGLAKIGGALKLPLNPDRLKKLTESYVVSNNKVKQALNIGTMPVSAKDGLRETIKSFNK
- a CDS encoding glycosyltransferase family 2 protein yields the protein MSKVSIVCAAYNCAGYLPKTIESVINQAYPDWELLIVNDCSTDNTAEVTESYAQADDRIKLLNNIKNVGPAKTRNNGIEAAQGKYLAFLDGDDFWEPDFISTSRDYLKRTGEVFCFSSYYRVDEDLNPLYDPFIVPEKVNYESILRTCPISCLTAFIDIEQIGKYYMPNIEKRQDYGLWLNILKDVNFAYGIEKPLATYRIRKGSVSRNKWKAMYYVWKVYRDVEKINLFKSMYLLVVYALNGMKKYSR
- a CDS encoding glycosyltransferase; this encodes MKALKSIVLVVGQLGNGGLERQLAFLLPELQNKGVIVRCVVWNYEEDDIYTKPIRKLLGKNLVGLPSKKGSISKILALRKLLREFRPDLVLSFSTFINMPVYVSALGICNSIGSLRTSAKLYAKVGGVKAKLNLRYPQEILANSKKAILELNQIYPGQKAAYLKNAIDVQKFRRLNSSNSKHEGTSISVGNVRNVKRLDRMLLLFDALKKQGHQARHIHIGGGQDLNALKAKATEMGLDDIITFAGPQANVAEILSNHNLFLHFAEYEGSPNVIMEAMAAGLAIITTDCGDVKTYIKERINGYVIHPFSLDEYAARYVELIETPELREAMVRNSLEMISKSDISFVGSFFLEGINALGYKYHYPL
- a CDS encoding glycosyltransferase family 4 protein, encoding MKNHDSGKTLVLGYFGYRTNQLDGQTIKTRNVYEMLRLAPYCDEVGFFDTESFKESKWNILNMFLTVWKAQKLIYIPAHNNLKFFFPLIFLLTKIKRIPIAYVVVGGWLADFIKTKKLLTKLLAKVDIILPQTEDLTERLQTEYGFKNVMTFPNFRIHDFEPHETEVTNRNLRLVFMARVRKMKGVDVVFETIRAMKLKYGKVLSIDFYGPVFEEDREYFEAQIEAIDEATYKGELDPSVIYKTLSNYDILVLPTKYFTEGFPGSVLDAYISGIPVIVSDWKYAKEFVEHEVSGLIFKWDNQSDFALQLERVHLDRELLQNMKTGARRHSKKYSVNKAMNLLESFFTDKSN